From a single Thermothielavioides terrestris NRRL 8126 chromosome 1, complete sequence genomic region:
- a CDS encoding fatty acid elongase, giving the protein MATAPPPSALLENLPVPTLDRPFGIHLWPIFSKAFESIAGYPAEDFRFQPGVTPMSTLKETGIFIVIYYTIIFGGRELMRNREPFKLRTLFLIHNFYLTAISGILLALFIEQLLPTVVRHGVFHAICHAEGGWTQPLVVLYYLNYLTKYLELLDTCFLFLKKKPLTFLHCYHHGATALLCYTQLIGSTAVSWVPITLNLTVHVVMYWYYFQSARGIKIWWKEWITRLQIIQFVIDLGFVYFASWTYFASTYWPWLPNAGKCAGEEFAAFCGIAILSSYLFLFISFYFATYRKDGKRPSGRKSLRRMSQAPLPDPSDIIHGKAATSILNSSNGEAKASGVKANGTSTRSRRA; this is encoded by the exons ATGGCGACCGCTCCTCCGCCCTCGGCTCTCCTCGAGAACCTGCCGGTCCCCACCCTCGACCGGCCGTTCGGCATCCATCTGTGGCCCATCTTCAGCAAGGCCTTCGAGTCCATCGCAGGCTACCCGGCTGAGGATTTCAGGTTCCAGCCGGGCGTGACGCCCATGTCGACGCTCAAAGAGACGGGCATCTTCATCGTCATCTACTACACGATCATTTTTGGCGGCAGGGAATTGATGCGCAACCGCGAGCCGTTCAAGCTGCGAACACTCTTTTTGATCCACAACTTCTACCTCACGGCCATCAGCGGCATTTTACTCGCGCTCTTCATTGAGCAGCTCCTGCCCACCGTGGTCCGCCATGGCGTCTTCCACGCCATCTGCCATGCTGAGGGCGGTTGGACTCAGCCCCTCGTGGTTCTCTACTAC TTGAACTACCTCACCAAGTACCTCGAGCTTCTGGATACctgcttcctcttcctcaagAAGAAGCCTCTGACCTTCCTGCACTGCTACCACCACGGCGCGACTGCCCTCCTCTGCTACACGCAGCTTATTGGCTCGACAGCGGTGTCGTGGGTACCCATCACGCTGAACCTGACGGTGCATGTGGTCATGTATTGGTATTACTTCCAGAGCGCTCGTGGCATCAAGATCTGGTGGAAGGAGTGGATCACGCGTCTCCAGATCATCCAGTTCGTCATTGACCTCG GCTTTGTGTACTTCGCGTCGTGGACCTACTTCGCGTCGACCTACTGGCCCTGGCTGCCTAATGCTGGCAAGTGCGCTGGCGAGGAGTTTGCCGCCTTCTGCGGCATTGCCATCCTCAGCTcgtacctcttcctcttcatCTCGTTCTACTTCGCCACCTATAGGAAGGACGGCAAGCGTCCCAGCGGGCGCAAGTCCTTGCGGAGGATGAGCCAGGCCCCGCTGCCCGACCCCAGCGATATTATCCACGGCAAGGCGGCGACCAGCATCCTGAACAGCAGCAACGGCGAGGCCAAGGCGTCGGGTGTCAAGGCCAACGGCACTTCCACAAGGTCCCGAAGAGCCTAA